AATGAAAAAGAAAAATTAAAAGAACGGTTAATAATAAAGAAAAACCTAGAAAATAGAAAAGAAGACCCAAGTCAAAGGTTAAAAGACAAAATAGAAAGCCACCAATTAAAAATTGGTGATTTAGAAGCTCAAATAAATAATATTAAATCACTATTTCTTCAATCAATAGAGATCACTAATATTGCATTATCTGAGCTTAGAAAAGTAGATCTAAAAAAAGCTAATGAGATAGAATTTTCTATAGCATTAAAAAAGCCTACAAAAATGTAGGCTTTAAAATATATTCTATTTTAAAAATCTTATCTGCAAATTTAGATTCAAATAATAACATCCAGAATCTTCATATACTTCTCCAAAAGAATGTTTACTAGTACTTGCTGTTTCAAGTTTAGTATTTGAGAATAAATATTCTTCAAATTCATTTTTATTATATAAATGATAACATAATATATCTCCGTCATCTTTAACGACTAAATAACCACCAGTTGCATCATATTGACCAGTCCATACTTTTGCAGGTGTAAGTCCTAATGCTATATCTGTTAGCATTTTTTTAATTTTATATGTATAAAAACGATGATTATTTGAAGTATCAAATCCTACTGGGTTAAGCTCTTCTAAGTGCTCAACTAATTCTTTCAATTTTGAAGTGTTTAATTCATAAAAATCAATAAGAATATTGCTTACAATAAATGGTAGAGAACTATCAATTAATACTAGATTATTTGAAAATACACTATTATTTATTTTATCAAATTCTAGCTTCCCACCAATCTCCTTAATCTTAGAAATTCTATTTATAATTTTATTTGGATTTTGAATGCTATTAACTACACTAATATCATCAAAATTTAAACCATGAATTTTAAATCTAAAATTTGTAGCTTTACTGGCATTTAATAAAGTTGACGGAGAACCAAGTTGAGATTTTATACTAAAACCAAGAACAGGTTGTTGTTTTGTTTTTTCATCATGTATAACTATCGTTATATCGGTTTTTTGGCTTGATGATGCTTTTATAGAACTGCAATGTATCTGTTTCATAAAATTTTCAATTTCAGGAATTGAAAATGTGGTATTTTTTTGTTTTTTATTTTCTAATATTTTTTCAAGTGTTTTTTGTGCTTTTTGAGCAAAATCGGATACTGGAAGTTTTAATAGTTGTTTACCTGCACTTGTAATAAATACAACATTTTGATCTATTGAGTATTCAAATTCATCATTCTTTTCTGTTCTTAAAATTTTAAGAACTGGATAAACAAGATCTTTAAGTTTCTCAAGTGATTCATTACCAGCATACAGTTTTTCATCTCCTAATACTTTTAGAAGGGTATATATTTCACTCCATTCTCCAATATTTCCTTTTATTGACATGCTATCCCCAACAAATCTAATATTTCTTTAGCTATAGCTTGAACGGCTGGAATAGCTACTGAGTTTCCAAATTGTTTATATGCTTGTGCATCTGATACAATAATTTTATACTCATCTGGAAATCCTTGTAATCTAGCCCACTCTCTAGGGGTCATTTTTCTTATCCCCTCACGATTCACTACACCTTTAATTTTTGTCACAGGTATAAAGTTGGTCAGTTTATGATCTAAAACCAAATTACGCTCTCGTCCCATTCCTCCACAAACAACAGCGTTAGCAATTCCATTATTATCTAAAATTTGGTAACCAAAACCGTTTCCCTTATCTTCATGTCGTTTTTTATGATTCTTCAACGTAGATAAATATTGTGTTGAAAGATAATATTTAACAGAAACCTCTTTCTTTTCAAGTATATCAGCAACACTAGTTTTTATATTTTTAGGCCTAGGATAATTGAATAAATTAACATTTAGGTCTTTTCTAAAACCAACTATAAATATCCTTTCTCTATTTTGCGGCACACCAAAATCTTTTGCATTTATAATTTGAGGTTCAGGAACAAAGTAGCCTAAGTCTTCTCTTAAAACATTAAGTATTGTGTCTAAGGTTTTTCCTTTATCGTGATTAGTTAACCCCTTAACATTTTCCAATAAAAATGCTTTGGGTTTATGTCTTTTTATGATTTCAGCCACATCAAAGAAAAGCGTCCCTCTGGTATCTTCGAATCCCCCTCTCTTACCAGCAATAGAAAATGCTTGGCAAGGGAAGCCTGCACATAAAAAATCAAACGAATGTGGTATTGCAGCTTTAGTTTCTGATAAAGTAATATCACCAAATGGTAATTTGCCGAAATTTGCTTTATAAGTTTTTTTAGAGTACTGATCCCATTCACTAGAAAAAACACATTCTCCACCAAGATTTTGTAATGCCAGTCTAAAACCTCCAATACCAGCAAATAAGTCTATAAAAGTAAAAGCTGAATTATTAGGAGTAGGGAAGGGACAGCTCATTTCTGAGCTATTAGACATCATGTTTAATACATCCTGAACCACATCATCAGATATTTCCTTTTCAGGATACTTCCAAGACAATACTGACTTTAGAAAACTTACTGCATCTTCCTTAAAATGCTCAGAAAACTCAACTTGTTTACTATGCAAAAAATGAGTTAGAGAAGCTATTTTATCTTGTTGTTCGAAAAAATTTTTATTGAAATGTTGATCATTCAATACGTTATCTAAAAAGCTATCTGTAATTACCATTGATGAACCTTGTTATCATTTGTAACAACCATAAGAACTGTTCATGCATACAGTATTGGTTTATTTTAACGCTATAGTATATATCAACCAGAACAATACTTACACTTGCAAAAACGCACCTGCAAGATACCAAAAAATCCATCCTGAAGACTCCTAAGGTTACACTATATAGTAGAATATATAATTCTATTCCTGTAAATCTTGCGTAATACTGTGATCCGTTTGGCGGGAAACTGAAAATTGCTGTTGACGATCGCGCTGCGCACTCGATCTTTCGATTCTTTAACGGTGGTTTCCGGCAAACCCACCAAAGTAAATCCAGGTAGACCGTTACTGATATGGACTTCCACACTCACCAATGGCGCTTCGACCCCAACACTTGCACGACTATGAATGATGGCCAGTCCCATTTTATCCTCGTTAATTTATAGGTTCGATAAAGCAAAGTTTTTTAGCCAGACCAGTTATATAGCTTGAAGCGCCAAGAGGAGAATGTGAAAAAAGAATGAGTTTTTGCTTGTCACACTGCAGTTTTGTGTGTTACCACTAGTGACGCAAACAATTTCGTACAACATTACATAACAGATTTAACGACAGACAGATGAACTTTGCCGCTCAAATTAACTCTCTAATTATCCTCATTATCGTGGTCCTGATTAGCACCGCGCGGGGTAGAGTGGGCGCAAAATAACCACAAGATTTTAAAAACCCCCGCACTGAAAAGTCCGGGGGTTTTTTTACAGCCATGGGTTGGCGAAGTTCTAAACTGAATACAACAAATTTTACAGTTCAGAAATGACGGGAAGTATGGGAGCGCACGCTATGTGCAATAAGTATGGAAATCGCTACCAACCACAAGGTAGCCAAGGGGGCACACGATGACTGGAGCAGAGTTAGTCGTTGCCGCATTAAAACAGCAGGGCATCAAAACCGTTTTCGGCTACCCAGGTGGTGCCATCATGCCAATTTACGATGCCCTATACGATGGCGGAGTAGAACACATTCTTTGCCGACATGAACAAGGTGCGGCGATGGCAGCGATTGGTATGGCGCGAGCCACGCAAGATGTGGCGGTGTGTATGGCCACATCCGGCCCCGGCGCAACCAACCTAGTGACTGGTTTGGCGGATGCCTTCCTGGATTCAGTGCCGCTGGTGGCCATCACAGGGCAAGTCGCCAGTTCACATATCGGCACCGACGCTTTCCAAGAGATGGATGTGATTGGTATGTCGCTATCCTGTACTAAGCACAGTTACTTAGTGACCGACATCAATGAGCTGGCCCCAACCTTGGCGGAAGCCTTTGAAGTGGCCAAAACCGGACGACCGGGCCCAGTGATTGTCGATATCGCCAAAGACGTCCAGCTTGCAAAAGCGCCTGTTGAACTGCTTGCTCCTTTTACGCCTCCTGCATTACCCAAAGTCAGCCAAGTTGATGTCGCTCGAGCTCAAACACTTCTCGACCAATCCTCTCGCCCAGTGCTGTATGTGGGCGGCGGCGTGCAAATTGGCAAAGCGACCCACACGGTACGTGAGTTTTTGCGCCTTAACCCAATGCCTGCTGTTAGTACCTTAAAAGGCCTTGGCACCATTGAGCGCCACGACCCTCACTATTTGGGCATGCTTGGCATGCACGGCACCAAAGCAGCCAACCTCGTAGTGCAAGAAGCGGATCTTTTGTTGGTCGTCGGTGCACGTTTTGATGACCGTGTGACGGGCAAACTGGAGACCTTCGCTCCTCACGCCAAAGTGATCCACATCGATATCGACGCGGCAGAAATCAGTAAATTGCGTCATGCCAATGCGCCGTTACGCGGCGATATCAATGTCATCTTGCCTCAGCTCGAACTGACTCGTGATATTTCCCCTTGGGTTCATCACTGTGAAAGCCTACGCAGCGGTTTTAAGTGGCGCTACGATCATCCGGGCGAGCTTATTTACGCGCCGGGGCTACTAAAACAACTTTCAGATCTGATGCCAGACAATACCATCGTCTCCACCGATGTTGGCCAACACCAGATGTGGGCAGCGCAGCACATTCAGCCGCGCGAGCCACAAAATTTCATCACTTCTGCTGGCCTTGGCACCATGGGTTTTGGCTTGCCAGCGGCGATGGGCGCTGCGGTGGCAAGACCGGATGCACAATCGGTGCTGATCTCTGGTGATGGCTCAATCATGATGAACATCCAAGAGTTGGGTACGCTGAAGCGCCGCCAAATCCCAGTCAAAATCGTCTTGTTGAACAACCAACGTCTTGGCATGGTGCGTCAGTGGCAATCGCTGTTCTTCGATGGTCGTCACAGTGAAACCATCCTTGATGACAACCCTGATTTCGTCATGTTAGCCAAGGCCTTCAATATTCCGGGTAAAACCATTACCAAGAAAGAAGAAGTGGAACCGGCACTCAAAGAGATGCTGGCAAGCAAGACCGCTTACTTACTGCATGTGTTGATTGATGAAGAAGAAAATGTGTGGCCGCTGGTACCGCCAGGTGCGTCAAACAGTGATATGTTGGAAAACACCTAGGAGAACCCCTGATGGAACGTTATTTATTAGACATCAAAGCCGATGACAAACCGGTGCTGTTAGAGCGTGTTCTCCGTGTAATTCGCCACCGCGGCTTTGTGATTAAGCAAGTCGCTGCAACGCAAAACCATGAGAGCAAGGTCGCCAGTGTCGAGATCATTGTAGATAGCGATCGTCCTATCTCATTTCTCATCAATCAAATTGAAAAATTGTGGGATATTCGTAGTGTTGAGGTGATGAAGATTCGTAACGACGAGCTCCCTAACAACAATCTACAACAACACGTAAGTGCATAAGGAAGGCAATAATGGCAACGAAAACAGCAGATTATATCTGGTTTAATGGCAAGATGGTTCCCTGGGCACAAGCGAATGTGCACGTTCTGACTCACGCCATGCACTACGGCACCTCCGTGTTTGAAGGGGTTCGCTGTTACAACACGCCAAAAGGGCCGATTGTCTTCCGTCACCAAGAACATGCACAGCGTCTGAAAGATTCCGCCAAGATTTACCGCTTCCCAATTCCCTATTCAGTGGAAGAGATCATGGAAGCAACGCGTGAAACGCTACGTCAAAACAAGCTGGATAACGCCTACATTCGTCCACTGGCGTTTGTCGGCAACGTTGGTTTGGGAGTTTGCCCACCAGTGGGAAGCGAAATGGAGTTGATCATTGCCGCCTTCCCTTGGGGCTCTTACTTAGGGGAAGAAGCGTTGGAAAATGGCGTTGATGCCATGGTCTCAAGCTGGAACCGCGCCGCGCCAAACACCATTCCGACCGCAGCGAAAGCGGGCGGTAACTACCTCTCTTCTCTACTGGTTGGTGGTGAAGCGCGCCGTCATGGCTATGCAGAAGGGATTGCGTTAAGCGTGGATGGTTACCTTTCAGAAGGGGCGGGCGAAAATATTTTCGTGATCAAAAATGGCGTCATCACCACCCCACCAGCGACTGCGGCGATTTTGCCGGGCATCACTCGCGATTCCATCATGACGCTCGCGCGTGAGATGGGTTATGAAGTGCGTGAGGCCAACATCGCCCGTGAGGCGCTCTACTTAGCAGACGAAGTGTTTATGACGGGTACGGCCGCAGAAGTGGTTCCGGTGCGTAGCGTCGATCAAATTCAAGTGGGCGCAGGCAAACGCGGCCCAATCACCAAAGCGGTTCAAGAAGCGTACTTTGGTCTATTCAATGGCACCACCGAAGATAAGTGGGGCTGGTTAGATTACGTGTACCCAGAGAAGAAGTAGGGAGACAAGACAATGCCTAAATACAGATCAGCCACCACCACTCATGGTCGCAACATGGCCGGTGCACGCGCACTCTGGCGTGCCACAGGCGTAAAAGATGAAGACTTCGGTAAACCGATTATTGCCGTAGTCAACTCCTTCACCCAGTTCGTACCGGGCCACGTACACCTAAAAGACCTTGGCCAACTGGTAGCAAGAGAAATTGAAGCGGCAGGCGGCATCGCCAAAGAATTCAACACCATAGCCGTGGATGATGGTATTGCCATGGGTCACGGCGGCATGCTCTACTCGCTGCCTTCTCGTGAACTGATTGCCGACTCGGTGGAGTATATGGTCAACGCGCACTGTGCTGATGCCATGGTGTGTATCTCCAACTGTGACAAAATCACCCCGGGAATGCTGATGGCCTCAATGCGCCTTAATATCCCGGTGATCTTTGTCTCTGGCGGGCCAATGGAAGCGGGTAAAACCAAGCTTTCGGATCAGATCATCAAGCTGGATCTGGTCGATGCCATGATCCAAGGCGCGGATCCTAAAGTCTCAGATGAGCAGAGCGAACAGATCGAGCGCAGTGCTTGCCCTACCTGTGGATCCTGCTCAGGCATGTTCACCGCCAACTCGATGAACTGCCTCACCGAAGCGCTGGGCCTTTCTCAGCCAGGTAATGGCTCCTTGCTCGCAACGCATGCTGACCGTAAAGAGCTGTTTTTAAGTGCTGGTCGTCGCATCGTTGAACTGACCAAGCGTTACTACGAACAAGATGACGAAAGCGCACTGCCACGCAACATTGCAACCAAAGCCGCATTTGAAAACGCTATGGCGCTAGACATCGCCATGGGCGGTTCCACCAACACGGTTCTGCATCTATTGGCAGCCGCCCAAGAAGGCGAAGTCGATTTTGACATGACCGACATCGATCGCATGTCACGCATGGTGCCTCACTTGTGTAAAGTTGCGCCATCCACGCAGAAATACCACATGGAAGATGTGCACCGCGCAGGTGGCGTGGTCGGTATTTTGGGTGAACTTGACCGCGCAGGTTTGCTGCACAATCAATCCAAAACCGTACTTGGCCTGACTTGGCAAGAGCAGCTTGCCCAATACGACATCATGCTCACCGATTCGGAAGAGGTGAAACGCTTCTACCGCGCAGGCCCTGCGGGCATTCGCACCACTCAAGCGTTCTCGCAAGATTGCCGCTGGGATACCTTGGATGACGATCGCGCGCAAGGCTGTATTCGCACCAAAGAAAACGCCTTTAGCCAAGATGGCGGCCTCGCCGTCCTCAAAGGCAACATTGCGCTGGATGGCTGTATCGTTAAGACCGCAGGCGTGGATGAAAGCATTCTTAAATTCACAGGTCCTGCGGTGGTTTTTGAAAGCCAAGAAGACGCGGTGGAAGGTATCTTGGGTGGCAAAGTTAAAGCAGGCGATGTGGTGGTGATTCGCTACGAAGGCCCGAAAGGTGGCCCAGGCATGCAAGAGATGCTCTACCCAACCACCTATCTGAAATCGATGGGCCTTGGCAAAGCGTGTGCGCTACTGACTGACGGACGTTTCTCTGGCGGCACGTCTGGCCTTTCTATCGGCCACGCCTCACCAGAAGCGGCCAACGGCGGCGCGATTGGTTTGGTCAAACAGGGCGACTTGATTGCCATCGACATTCCAAATCGTACTATTTCTCTTGAAGTCTCCGATGAAGAGATGGCGGCGCGGCGCGCTGAGCAAGATGCGCTCGGCTGGAAACCGGTTTCTCGTCAGCGCGAAGTGTCGTTTGCTCTCAAAGCCTATGCCAGCATGGCGACCAGCGCGGACAAAGGGGCAGTACGAGATAAGTCTAAGCTTGAGGACTAAGCGATGACCTTAACCAAACACACTGGCGCAGATTATCTGCGCCATATATTGCGCGCTCCCGTGTATGAAGTGGCGACCGTCACCCCACTGCAAGAGATGCCGCGTTTATCGGCACGTATTGGTAACAATGTGCAGATCAAACGTGAAGACCGCCAGCCGGTGCACTCGTTTAAATTGCGCGGTGCTTACAACATGGTAGCCAATCTTTCGCAAGCGCAGAAGGATGCGGGGGTGATTGCCGCCTCAGCGGGCAACCATGCGCAAGGCATGGCACTCTCTGGTACCCGTCTTGGCATTGAAACCACCATTGTGATGCCGCGTACCACGCCGGATATCAAAGTCGACGCGGTGCGCGGTTTTGGCGGCAAGGTGGTGCTGCATGGCAGCAACTTCGATGAAGCCAAAGCCGAAGCAGAACGTCTTTCACAAGAAAAAGGCTACACCTTTGTTCCCCCCTTCGATCATCCTTTGGTAATTGCCGGGCAAGGCACCATCGGCATGGAAATGCTGCAGCAAAACGGCCACCTCGACCACATTTTCGTCCCTGTTGGGGGCGGCGGTTTAGCCGCAGGTGTGGCAGTGTTGGTCAAGCAACTGATGCCGGAAATCAAAGTCATTGCAGTCGAGCCCGAAGATTCCGCTTGCCTCAAAGCCGCGCTGGATGCCGGTGAGCCCGTGGTGCTGGATCAAGTCAGCATGTTTGCTGATGGTGTGGCAGTCAAACGCATTGGCGATGAAACTTTCCGTCTATGCCAGCACTACATCGACGATCACATCACCGTTTCCAGTGATGAGATCTGCTCTGCGGTCAAAGATATTTTTGAAGACACTCGCGCCATCGCCGAGCCTTCCGGTGCCTTGGCGCTGGCGGGGCTGAAAAAGTACGCCGAGAAGCACAAGCTCAAAGGGTGCAATCTAGGTACGGTGCTTTCAGGGGCCAACACCAACTTCCACGGTTTGCGTTATGTCTCTGAGCGTTGTGAGCTGGGTGAGAAGCGCGAAGGCTTGCTGGCGGTGACCATTCCAGAGCGCAAAGGGGCGTTTTTTGAGTTCTGCAATTTGATTGGTGGACGTGCGGTAACGGAGTTTAATTACCGTTACAACGACGACTCTCTGGCCAATATTTTTGTCGGCGTTCGCCTGCAAAACGGCCAAGAGGAACTCGATGGCATCATTCGCGACTTGCGCGAGGGTGGCTACCCAGTGGTCGACCTTTCTGAGGATGAAATGGCCAAGCTGCACGTACGCTACATGATTGGTGGCAAACCCTCCAAACCACTCAAAGAGCGCTTATACAGCTTTGAATTTCCAGAATACCCAGGGGCGCTGCTGAAATTCCTCAGCACGCTGGGCACACACTGGAACATTAGCCTGTTTAACTACCGCAACCACGGGGCCGATTATGGCCGCGTACTGTGTGGTTTTGAGCTTGATGAGCGTGATTTATCCCGCTTTTCGGCCCATTTACGCGAACTTGGCTACCAATGCAAAGATGTCACGGATAACCCATCCTACCGTTTCTTTCTTTCATAACGCTGTTAAAAACGCCCTGTTATACAGGGCGTTTTGTTTCGCTCAGCAACCAATCTTGATGCAGTTGATGTGAGTTCCCCAAGTAATCGACCATCCACTGAATCAACTTGTGATTGTCATCTTTACGCCACACCAAACAACAGTGACTCAGTGGCTTATCATCTGGCAGTATTTTTTCCACCAGCACACCGTCGTTAATCAGCGGCATAGCAATATGACGCGGCATATACCCCACCCCAACGCCATTTTTTAAACACTCGATGGCACTGTACCAGTTGGGCAACAACAAACGACGCTGCTGCGGATAATGGCCAGTATGGCGCTTAGGCAACACACTCGAGGTATCATCCAAACAGATCGCGGGAAACTGACTGACAAACGCTTCTGTCAGCACTTGCTGACGCACGCAAGGATGGGCCGGAGACATGACAAATGCCCAATCGAGACGGCCCATATCACGCACTTCAAAATCACCGCCGACTGGAATGGCCGAGGTAGCGCCGATGACGATATCCGCGCGCCCTTGGGCAATCGCCTCCCAAGAGCCGTTGAACACTTCCATGTTGATTTGCAGCTCCGCAAAATCAAACTCTCGATAGAAATCCTCAACTAAAGGCTTGAGCTTGTCGAGCTTGACCACGTTATCCAATGTTAACTTGAGCGTGGATTGCCAACCTTGCGCCGCGCGCCGCGTCTGCGATTTCACCTCTTCCATCTGCCTTAGCAACATTCGCGCTTCCGCGATGAACAGCTCACCTGCAGGGGTCAGTTCTACTTTTCTCGGTAAACGGCGAAACAGCAGCACCCCCAGCTCTTGCTCCACTTGGCGAACACCATAACTGATGGCCGAAGGCACTTTGTGCAGTACCTCAGCCGCAGCGGTAAAACTGCCTAGGCGAGCCACGACGTCTAACATCTCGAG
The Vibrio navarrensis DNA segment above includes these coding regions:
- a CDS encoding HpaII family restriction endonuclease; this translates as MSIKGNIGEWSEIYTLLKVLGDEKLYAGNESLEKLKDLVYPVLKILRTEKNDEFEYSIDQNVVFITSAGKQLLKLPVSDFAQKAQKTLEKILENKKQKNTTFSIPEIENFMKQIHCSSIKASSSQKTDITIVIHDEKTKQQPVLGFSIKSQLGSPSTLLNASKATNFRFKIHGLNFDDISVVNSIQNPNKIINRISKIKEIGGKLEFDKINNSVFSNNLVLIDSSLPFIVSNILIDFYELNTSKLKELVEHLEELNPVGFDTSNNHRFYTYKIKKMLTDIALGLTPAKVWTGQYDATGGYLVVKDDGDILCYHLYNKNEFEEYLFSNTKLETASTSKHSFGEVYEDSGCYYLNLNLQIRFLK
- a CDS encoding DNA cytosine methyltransferase — protein: MVITDSFLDNVLNDQHFNKNFFEQQDKIASLTHFLHSKQVEFSEHFKEDAVSFLKSVLSWKYPEKEISDDVVQDVLNMMSNSSEMSCPFPTPNNSAFTFIDLFAGIGGFRLALQNLGGECVFSSEWDQYSKKTYKANFGKLPFGDITLSETKAAIPHSFDFLCAGFPCQAFSIAGKRGGFEDTRGTLFFDVAEIIKRHKPKAFLLENVKGLTNHDKGKTLDTILNVLREDLGYFVPEPQIINAKDFGVPQNRERIFIVGFRKDLNVNLFNYPRPKNIKTSVADILEKKEVSVKYYLSTQYLSTLKNHKKRHEDKGNGFGYQILDNNGIANAVVCGGMGRERNLVLDHKLTNFIPVTKIKGVVNREGIRKMTPREWARLQGFPDEYKIIVSDAQAYKQFGNSVAIPAVQAIAKEILDLLGIACQ
- the ilvG gene encoding acetolactate synthase 2 catalytic subunit, with product MTGAELVVAALKQQGIKTVFGYPGGAIMPIYDALYDGGVEHILCRHEQGAAMAAIGMARATQDVAVCMATSGPGATNLVTGLADAFLDSVPLVAITGQVASSHIGTDAFQEMDVIGMSLSCTKHSYLVTDINELAPTLAEAFEVAKTGRPGPVIVDIAKDVQLAKAPVELLAPFTPPALPKVSQVDVARAQTLLDQSSRPVLYVGGGVQIGKATHTVREFLRLNPMPAVSTLKGLGTIERHDPHYLGMLGMHGTKAANLVVQEADLLLVVGARFDDRVTGKLETFAPHAKVIHIDIDAAEISKLRHANAPLRGDINVILPQLELTRDISPWVHHCESLRSGFKWRYDHPGELIYAPGLLKQLSDLMPDNTIVSTDVGQHQMWAAQHIQPREPQNFITSAGLGTMGFGLPAAMGAAVARPDAQSVLISGDGSIMMNIQELGTLKRRQIPVKIVLLNNQRLGMVRQWQSLFFDGRHSETILDDNPDFVMLAKAFNIPGKTITKKEEVEPALKEMLASKTAYLLHVLIDEEENVWPLVPPGASNSDMLENT
- the ilvM gene encoding acetolactate synthase 2 small subunit, encoding MERYLLDIKADDKPVLLERVLRVIRHRGFVIKQVAATQNHESKVASVEIIVDSDRPISFLINQIEKLWDIRSVEVMKIRNDELPNNNLQQHVSA
- the ilvE gene encoding branched-chain-amino-acid transaminase, which gives rise to MATKTADYIWFNGKMVPWAQANVHVLTHAMHYGTSVFEGVRCYNTPKGPIVFRHQEHAQRLKDSAKIYRFPIPYSVEEIMEATRETLRQNKLDNAYIRPLAFVGNVGLGVCPPVGSEMELIIAAFPWGSYLGEEALENGVDAMVSSWNRAAPNTIPTAAKAGGNYLSSLLVGGEARRHGYAEGIALSVDGYLSEGAGENIFVIKNGVITTPPATAAILPGITRDSIMTLAREMGYEVREANIAREALYLADEVFMTGTAAEVVPVRSVDQIQVGAGKRGPITKAVQEAYFGLFNGTTEDKWGWLDYVYPEKK
- the ilvD gene encoding dihydroxy-acid dehydratase, yielding MPKYRSATTTHGRNMAGARALWRATGVKDEDFGKPIIAVVNSFTQFVPGHVHLKDLGQLVAREIEAAGGIAKEFNTIAVDDGIAMGHGGMLYSLPSRELIADSVEYMVNAHCADAMVCISNCDKITPGMLMASMRLNIPVIFVSGGPMEAGKTKLSDQIIKLDLVDAMIQGADPKVSDEQSEQIERSACPTCGSCSGMFTANSMNCLTEALGLSQPGNGSLLATHADRKELFLSAGRRIVELTKRYYEQDDESALPRNIATKAAFENAMALDIAMGGSTNTVLHLLAAAQEGEVDFDMTDIDRMSRMVPHLCKVAPSTQKYHMEDVHRAGGVVGILGELDRAGLLHNQSKTVLGLTWQEQLAQYDIMLTDSEEVKRFYRAGPAGIRTTQAFSQDCRWDTLDDDRAQGCIRTKENAFSQDGGLAVLKGNIALDGCIVKTAGVDESILKFTGPAVVFESQEDAVEGILGGKVKAGDVVVIRYEGPKGGPGMQEMLYPTTYLKSMGLGKACALLTDGRFSGGTSGLSIGHASPEAANGGAIGLVKQGDLIAIDIPNRTISLEVSDEEMAARRAEQDALGWKPVSRQREVSFALKAYASMATSADKGAVRDKSKLED
- the ilvA gene encoding threonine ammonia-lyase, biosynthetic; this translates as MTLTKHTGADYLRHILRAPVYEVATVTPLQEMPRLSARIGNNVQIKREDRQPVHSFKLRGAYNMVANLSQAQKDAGVIAASAGNHAQGMALSGTRLGIETTIVMPRTTPDIKVDAVRGFGGKVVLHGSNFDEAKAEAERLSQEKGYTFVPPFDHPLVIAGQGTIGMEMLQQNGHLDHIFVPVGGGGLAAGVAVLVKQLMPEIKVIAVEPEDSACLKAALDAGEPVVLDQVSMFADGVAVKRIGDETFRLCQHYIDDHITVSSDEICSAVKDIFEDTRAIAEPSGALALAGLKKYAEKHKLKGCNLGTVLSGANTNFHGLRYVSERCELGEKREGLLAVTIPERKGAFFEFCNLIGGRAVTEFNYRYNDDSLANIFVGVRLQNGQEELDGIIRDLREGGYPVVDLSEDEMAKLHVRYMIGGKPSKPLKERLYSFEFPEYPGALLKFLSTLGTHWNISLFNYRNHGADYGRVLCGFELDERDLSRFSAHLRELGYQCKDVTDNPSYRFFLS
- the punR gene encoding DNA-binding transcriptional activator PunR; the encoded protein is MFSKQSLEMLDVVARLGSFTAAAEVLHKVPSAISYGVRQVEQELGVLLFRRLPRKVELTPAGELFIAEARMLLRQMEEVKSQTRRAAQGWQSTLKLTLDNVVKLDKLKPLVEDFYREFDFAELQINMEVFNGSWEAIAQGRADIVIGATSAIPVGGDFEVRDMGRLDWAFVMSPAHPCVRQQVLTEAFVSQFPAICLDDTSSVLPKRHTGHYPQQRRLLLPNWYSAIECLKNGVGVGYMPRHIAMPLINDGVLVEKILPDDKPLSHCCLVWRKDDNHKLIQWMVDYLGNSHQLHQDWLLSETKRPV